In Paludibaculum fermentans, the genomic stretch GGCGGGCATCGCGGAGCACCTGGGCCCCTCGATCGAGGAGTGCCGCGGCGGCAGCGCCGGCTTCTACTTTTACCTCACGTTCCACGAGGTGGAGACTCATCCGAAGTCCGCCTTCTTCCAGTTCCTCACCAGGACGACGGGTGAGCCGGAGGTGGATCAACTCGCGGGCTCGAAACGGCCGCGCGTCCTGTACATTCCGGGCGAGTATTGTGTACACTCCCGCGGCGATCTCGCCGTGAAGGGACGGCGGCAGCTGAGGCTGTCGTATGGTTTCGAGGACGCCCCTCGGATCGTGGAAGCGCTGAGCCTGATGCGGGCAGCAGTGGAGTATGCGAAGAGCTCGCGGCAGGTGGTTTGCCCCGGTTAGGATAGGAAACTGTGCTCAATTTATTCCTGTGTTGCGCCCCCGGGGATCGGGCGATTGCGCAGACGCTTGCGCGTAGGCTGGAAGGCGGAGCGGAGTGCCGGATCACCCTGGAAGAACTGGGGCCGGCCGTTGGATCAACCGTCGCGGAGGCATGGGATGGCGGCGTCGGAAACGACGCGATTCTGCTGCTGCTTTCGAAGGAAGCTGTACCCGAGCGAGCCTCCCGTTCCGACTGGGCCGCTCTGCTGGCGCACGTCGAGAGTAACGAAGATCCGCCGGTGGCTTGCGTCATCGTCGAAGACTGCCCTCATCCGGCAATCCTGGAGCGGAGGCGCTTCTTCCGCTGGAGCGAGGACCCCCTGGAGATGCTGCGCGCCCTGGAGCGATGGGTGGTCAGCCTGCACCCGCGCGACGCGGCGACCCCGTTCTCGCTGGCGCCGCTGCCCGGGTTCAGCGGCCAGGATGAAGAACTGGAAAAGCTCCGGCATGCGCTGGTGGATTGTCGCGGAACAACGGTCATTGGCGGCAAGGCGGCCGGCAGTGGGAAGACCTGGCTGGCGCACGAGTTCGCCCGGCGCCACGGAGCGCACTTCCGCGATGTCCTGTGGATCAACTGCGGAGACCGGCCGTCGTCGATGATTGCCGGGGAAATCGCATGGCAGTTAGGGATCGCCGCGGAAGGAACTCCGGAGAGCCTGCTGGCCACAGTCGGAGTGACCGTGCGGTCGCACCGCGTCTTGGTCGTTCTGGACGACGTGCGTGGCCCTGCACCCTTCGACGCTCCGCCGGAAGGACTGGGTTCCTTGCTGATCACAACCCGGATTAGCGGTCCGTGCCTGGTTGATTTAAAGGCCCGCAAAGATGCCAAACGGGCACCTTTGATGGAAGAAGAGGCGGAGAGGCTGTGGAGGGCGATCTCGCTGTGCCGGGGCGACGGTTTTTCGCTGGAATTGGCCGGCAGAGTGGCGGGCTTGCCGGGTCCGGTTGCGCTGGAATCGGCCGGATGGCTGGTGAAACAGGGCCTGCTCGACTCGCTGGATTCCGGTGGGACCGTGTTCCGCCTCGCCGGCGGAGTGTCGTTGCAACCGGAAGAGGCGTTGCGCTGGCGGCACGCTGAGGCGCTGAACGAGTTCTTCC encodes the following:
- a CDS encoding TIR domain-containing protein, coding for MLNLFLCCAPGDRAIAQTLARRLEGGAECRITLEELGPAVGSTVAEAWDGGVGNDAILLLLSKEAVPERASRSDWAALLAHVESNEDPPVACVIVEDCPHPAILERRRFFRWSEDPLEMLRALERWVVSLHPRDAATPFSLAPLPGFSGQDEELEKLRHALVDCRGTTVIGGKAAGSGKTWLAHEFARRHGAHFRDVLWINCGDRPSSMIAGEIAWQLGIAAEGTPESLLATVGVTVRSHRVLVVLDDVRGPAPFDAPPEGLGSLLITTRISGPCLVDLKARKDAKRAPLMEEEAERLWRAISLCRGDGFSLELAGRVAGLPGPVALESAGWLVKQGLLDSLDSGGTVFRLAGGVSLQPEEALRWRHAEALNEFFLDWRDQPLLVRKMIAELEAALNWAVLQDWAVAVQLTRRAFLFLSSERRRMESALLMNRLLGIARERRDQQVVKDCEWELSWFQDGRGDIYRPAEGGEQMSLF